From Ferrimicrobium acidiphilum DSM 19497, the proteins below share one genomic window:
- the murA gene encoding UDP-N-acetylglucosamine 1-carboxyvinyltransferase codes for MRAYRIQHCTGLEGNVEIQGAKNSVLKLMAASILASGVHVLDNVPRITDVEIMRKILVSLGVDSRWLGSHRLEISVPEPEELASRPDYGLVKSIRASVVLLGPILARTGEVALATPGGDDFGERPVDIHELALTSLGAVVEAVDGQLIAKADRLAGSDIVLEFPSHTATDNVLMAAVTAEGRTTIENAAREPEVIDLAQALIEMGAQIDGVGTSRIIVEGVDRLRPMNHRVIGDRVVAATYMTAVGAVGGQVRIEGVAPSNMLILIRKLTSVGLNIEVGEEWIDVIADGSLRAVDIQTLPYPGVATDYKPMLVAMLSIADGVSVVSENLFAGRFRYLDELRRYGANVRSEGHHIIIRGVPRLLGAEATAHDIRAGAALVVASLAAFEESQVNAVDHIERGYDALAETLVRLGATIETVEV; via the coding sequence ATGCGAGCCTATCGTATCCAGCACTGCACAGGACTCGAAGGTAACGTCGAGATTCAGGGCGCAAAGAACTCCGTTCTCAAGCTCATGGCGGCCAGCATCCTCGCGTCCGGCGTGCATGTTCTAGATAACGTCCCTCGTATCACCGACGTCGAGATTATGCGGAAGATCTTGGTGTCGTTGGGAGTTGATAGCAGATGGCTTGGGTCGCACCGCCTTGAGATCAGCGTTCCAGAGCCAGAAGAGCTTGCTAGTCGGCCCGACTATGGGCTTGTCAAAAGCATACGTGCATCGGTTGTGCTTTTGGGGCCAATCCTTGCGCGTACTGGAGAGGTTGCCTTGGCTACCCCTGGTGGTGATGATTTTGGCGAGCGTCCTGTCGATATTCATGAGCTTGCACTCACCTCGCTCGGTGCGGTGGTGGAGGCTGTTGATGGACAGTTGATTGCGAAGGCTGATCGACTCGCAGGTAGCGATATTGTACTTGAGTTCCCCTCTCATACCGCGACCGACAATGTCTTGATGGCTGCTGTCACGGCGGAGGGCAGGACCACGATTGAAAATGCAGCTCGCGAACCCGAAGTTATCGATCTCGCGCAGGCCCTTATCGAGATGGGTGCGCAGATAGATGGCGTTGGTACCTCACGAATCATAGTTGAAGGTGTTGACCGGCTGCGGCCGATGAATCATCGTGTCATTGGCGATCGAGTTGTGGCTGCAACTTACATGACCGCGGTTGGTGCTGTCGGAGGCCAGGTGCGCATCGAAGGTGTTGCGCCATCGAACATGTTAATTCTTATTCGAAAACTTACCAGTGTTGGATTGAATATCGAGGTAGGCGAGGAGTGGATCGATGTGATCGCAGATGGCTCACTGCGTGCTGTGGATATCCAGACGCTCCCGTACCCGGGTGTTGCGACCGACTATAAGCCGATGCTGGTGGCTATGCTCTCGATAGCTGACGGGGTCAGCGTAGTCAGCGAAAACCTGTTTGCTGGTCGATTCCGTTACCTTGACGAGCTCCGCCGCTATGGGGCAAATGTACGTTCCGAAGGGCATCATATTATCATTCGCGGCGTGCCTCGGCTCCTGGGTGCCGAGGCGACTGCACATGACATTCGCGCTGGGGCTGCCCTAGTGGTAGCTTCATTAGCGGCATTTGAGGAGAGCCAAGTCAATGCGGTAGATCACATCGAGCGTGGTTACGATGCGCTTGCTGAAACGCTTGTCAGACTTGGGGCAACGATAGAAACGGTAGAGGTTTAG
- a CDS encoding dienelactone hydrolase family protein produces the protein MGEMITFPSNGHEASGYLATPESGAGPGVIVIQEWWGINNHIKDVCDRFAAQGFLALAPDLYNGRVVAEPDEAAKAMMALQLRDASKQMAGAAKELVQRSGHSGVGVVGFCMGGGLAYVLAANQPELVKAVVPFYGVIPWPDAEPDYAKIQAPIQGHYAEHDDPSSPEVVRQLEERLRSMGKSVEFFIYPGTEHAFFNDDRPEVYHAQSAMQAWDRATQFLRDSLND, from the coding sequence ATGGGAGAAATGATTACCTTTCCGAGTAATGGACACGAGGCATCAGGATATTTGGCTACTCCGGAGTCTGGAGCTGGCCCAGGTGTAATCGTCATCCAAGAGTGGTGGGGTATCAACAATCACATCAAAGATGTATGTGATAGGTTCGCCGCACAGGGCTTTTTGGCGTTGGCTCCAGATCTCTATAATGGGCGAGTTGTTGCCGAACCAGATGAGGCTGCCAAAGCTATGATGGCACTGCAACTCCGGGATGCCTCTAAGCAGATGGCTGGTGCTGCCAAGGAGCTCGTACAGCGTTCAGGTCACAGTGGTGTTGGAGTCGTCGGATTCTGTATGGGCGGAGGCTTGGCCTACGTTCTCGCTGCGAATCAGCCGGAACTCGTGAAGGCGGTAGTTCCTTTCTACGGTGTGATTCCTTGGCCGGACGCGGAGCCCGATTACGCCAAGATCCAGGCACCGATCCAGGGCCACTACGCTGAACATGACGACCCGTCATCTCCCGAGGTCGTGCGCCAACTCGAAGAGCGTCTGCGGTCGATGGGCAAGTCAGTAGAGTTCTTCATATATCCGGGGACTGAACACGCGTTCTTCAATGATGATCGCCCGGAGGTATATCACGCGCAATCTGCCATGCAGGCCTGGGATCGTGCCACCCAATTTCTGCGTGATTCACTGAACGACTAG
- a CDS encoding pyridoxamine 5'-phosphate oxidase family protein — protein sequence MPKRRSLIEMTDSERDAFLASGRTLNLASLGPNGRPHLVAMWYCLLDGTIWCWTYAKSQKALNLRRDPRVTGLIEQGDRYEELRGVTIYANAAIEESPSQVALVGRTLFERYQSGTSTVSIESFLGSAPKRIAFALAVEEFVSWDHRKLEGRY from the coding sequence GTGCCGAAACGTCGATCGCTGATTGAGATGACCGATAGCGAGCGTGATGCCTTCTTGGCTTCTGGCAGGACCCTCAACTTGGCGTCGCTTGGACCCAATGGTCGTCCGCATCTGGTAGCCATGTGGTATTGCCTGTTAGATGGCACGATCTGGTGTTGGACTTATGCGAAATCGCAAAAGGCGCTCAACCTGAGGAGGGACCCTCGCGTCACTGGTCTGATTGAACAGGGAGATCGGTACGAGGAGCTCCGTGGAGTGACCATCTATGCGAATGCCGCCATAGAGGAGAGTCCATCCCAGGTGGCACTGGTGGGTCGCACGCTCTTTGAGCGCTACCAATCGGGAACATCGACGGTATCGATAGAGAGCTTCCTAGGTTCTGCCCCCAAGCGCATTGCCTTCGCGTTAGCTGTCGAGGAGTTTGTTAGTTGGGATCACCGAAAACTCGAGGGACGCTACTAG
- a CDS encoding AbrB/MazE/SpoVT family DNA-binding domain-containing protein: protein MRKTPTFVTVQSRGLIAIPTSIRRHFGLDQPGAQVEVIERENEIILRPHIAVPSDQAWFWTERWQQMEREADEDIAAGRVVVSEGIDEFLAELDS, encoded by the coding sequence ATGCGCAAAACACCAACCTTCGTCACAGTGCAGAGCCGTGGCCTCATCGCTATTCCCACCTCGATTCGGCGTCACTTCGGCTTGGATCAGCCTGGAGCACAGGTTGAGGTAATCGAGCGAGAGAACGAGATCATCCTTCGCCCACACATTGCCGTGCCATCCGACCAGGCGTGGTTCTGGACAGAGCGTTGGCAGCAGATGGAGCGCGAAGCAGATGAGGACATTGCTGCTGGACGGGTTGTAGTGAGCGAGGGCATTGATGAGTTTCTTGCCGAACTTGACTCGTGA
- a CDS encoding maleylpyruvate isomerase N-terminal domain-containing protein has product MLWHLAEVQWFWGTIVRQALQRPPLAEVRPARPASRSELLSFCSAVSAELVSALGSAAPQDRVWTWSDDHSVAFVRRRQAHEALIHRIDAELTIGLRTSMDAQLSDDGIDEALCVMYR; this is encoded by the coding sequence TTGCTGTGGCACCTCGCTGAGGTCCAGTGGTTCTGGGGCACCATCGTGCGTCAGGCACTGCAAAGGCCACCTCTCGCAGAGGTCAGACCAGCCCGACCCGCCAGCCGATCCGAGCTCTTATCGTTCTGCTCGGCGGTTAGTGCAGAGCTCGTTTCCGCACTGGGGTCCGCAGCACCGCAAGACCGGGTGTGGACCTGGTCGGATGACCATAGCGTTGCCTTCGTCCGCCGTCGCCAAGCCCATGAGGCGCTGATCCACCGGATCGACGCCGAGTTGACCATTGGGTTGCGGACGTCGATGGATGCGCAGCTGAGCGACGACGGGATCGACGAGGCGCTGTGCGTCATGTACAGGTGA
- a CDS encoding class II fumarate hydratase, producing the protein MTEEMRIEHDSMGEIEVPATALWGAQTQRAVANFPISGQRIPMSLIRGLVWIKWAAARTNADLGILDAEVSNAIVSACEEVLGGAHDDQFPIDIYQTGSGTSSNMNVNEVIARLASSRLGKPVLPNDHVNASQSSNDVFPTAMHLGVLLELSELLLPALNRLVEGLERKAAEFSEVVKSGRTHLMDATPITLGQEFSGYAAAIRRSIVRIELARDDVGEVPLGGTAVGTGLNAPPGFADGVLMRLRERLNVPIREASNHFEAHGARDAIVFLSGALKTLAMAYYKLANDLRWMSSGPRCGLGEIHLPDLQPGSSIMPGKVNPVVPEAMCQVVARVIGNDATIAFGGSAGNFELNVMQPIMGVAVLDSMQIMATIADAMVTKCVNGIEANVERCRTYALSSPSIGTSLNPYIGYEQAAKVIKEALATDKDLRTVVLEKGLLSEAEVDVALDVMAMTKGGIIR; encoded by the coding sequence ATGACCGAAGAGATGCGGATTGAACACGATTCTATGGGAGAGATCGAAGTACCGGCTACAGCTCTCTGGGGAGCACAAACTCAGCGTGCAGTTGCGAATTTTCCTATTTCTGGTCAGCGAATACCAATGTCTTTGATTCGAGGCTTGGTTTGGATCAAGTGGGCCGCGGCGAGAACCAACGCTGATCTTGGAATCCTCGATGCTGAGGTTAGTAATGCGATTGTCAGCGCATGTGAAGAGGTGCTCGGTGGAGCTCATGATGACCAGTTCCCGATCGATATCTATCAGACGGGATCTGGCACCTCCTCGAACATGAATGTGAATGAGGTGATTGCTCGGCTCGCTAGCTCTCGATTGGGCAAACCGGTACTGCCCAACGATCACGTCAATGCCTCTCAGTCCTCGAACGACGTCTTTCCGACGGCGATGCATCTAGGTGTGCTTCTTGAACTGTCGGAACTCCTGCTACCTGCGCTGAATCGACTGGTTGAGGGGCTCGAGCGGAAGGCGGCCGAGTTTTCCGAGGTGGTGAAGTCAGGGCGAACTCACCTCATGGATGCGACGCCGATCACCCTCGGTCAGGAGTTCTCGGGTTATGCCGCAGCGATTCGTAGGTCTATCGTTCGGATCGAACTCGCTCGGGACGACGTGGGTGAGGTCCCACTTGGAGGGACCGCAGTCGGCACTGGCTTGAACGCCCCTCCTGGATTCGCTGACGGCGTGCTTATGCGTCTGAGGGAGCGTCTAAACGTTCCGATTCGGGAGGCCAGCAATCATTTTGAGGCTCATGGTGCGCGTGACGCCATTGTGTTTCTGTCTGGCGCGCTCAAGACTTTGGCCATGGCCTACTACAAGCTAGCCAATGACCTCCGTTGGATGTCTTCTGGACCCCGCTGTGGACTGGGCGAAATTCACCTACCAGATCTTCAGCCAGGATCATCGATCATGCCAGGCAAGGTAAATCCGGTGGTCCCAGAGGCGATGTGTCAAGTCGTTGCTCGAGTAATTGGAAACGATGCCACGATCGCGTTCGGTGGATCAGCGGGTAATTTCGAGCTCAACGTAATGCAACCGATCATGGGTGTTGCGGTGTTGGATTCGATGCAAATCATGGCGACGATCGCCGACGCCATGGTAACCAAGTGCGTCAACGGTATCGAAGCTAACGTCGAGCGTTGCCGCACCTATGCACTATCGTCGCCATCGATCGGGACATCGCTTAATCCATACATTGGCTACGAACAGGCTGCGAAGGTCATCAAGGAGGCACTCGCAACCGACAAGGATCTGCGAACAGTTGTGCTTGAGAAGGGGTTGCTGTCAGAGGCCGAGGTGGATGTAGCACTTGACGTGATGGCGATGACCAAGGGTGGCATCATACGATAG
- a CDS encoding zinc-binding dehydrogenase produces MRALIARNGSVIVEEVATPQPARNELLIKVTSAGINAADLLQARGHYPPPAGFDPERLGLEFAGEVIEAGSSELSFQPGQFVMGVTGGGAHAEFLTAPASACIPVPASIDPMTAGGFPEAAFTALDALIIQANLSIGDRLLVHGALGGVGTAAVQLGALLGAEVVAVVRNHEQDARALSLGARNSVTPDEISSSGPYDVILELVSGENLATNMNALATNGRIVVIGVGSGAKTQIDLRLLMGKRGTLRASTLRARSWEEKALLASRVEHHLLSHLATGAYRILVEEQFNLADGAEAYDRFSKPGKFGKIILTTE; encoded by the coding sequence GTGCGTGCACTCATCGCTCGGAACGGTTCAGTAATAGTAGAAGAGGTTGCTACCCCACAACCTGCCCGGAACGAGCTGCTCATCAAGGTAACAAGCGCCGGCATCAACGCCGCTGACCTGCTCCAGGCCCGTGGCCACTACCCTCCACCAGCCGGTTTTGATCCAGAACGCCTTGGGCTCGAGTTTGCCGGTGAAGTCATCGAGGCAGGGTCTTCTGAGCTATCCTTCCAACCTGGTCAGTTCGTCATGGGAGTCACGGGTGGTGGAGCTCATGCAGAGTTTCTTACCGCTCCAGCGAGTGCCTGCATCCCAGTGCCAGCTTCAATCGATCCCATGACCGCAGGCGGCTTCCCGGAGGCGGCGTTTACCGCCTTGGATGCGCTCATCATTCAAGCCAACCTGAGCATCGGAGATCGGCTACTGGTTCATGGTGCCCTCGGTGGCGTCGGTACTGCAGCGGTACAGCTTGGCGCCCTCCTTGGCGCAGAGGTGGTTGCCGTCGTGCGCAACCACGAACAGGACGCGCGAGCCTTGTCTTTGGGAGCACGTAACAGCGTAACTCCAGACGAGATCTCGAGCTCAGGTCCCTATGATGTCATCCTTGAGCTCGTATCCGGCGAAAACCTGGCCACCAACATGAACGCGCTAGCGACCAACGGCAGGATAGTTGTCATCGGCGTTGGGAGTGGTGCCAAAACTCAAATAGACCTACGTCTTTTAATGGGTAAACGTGGAACGCTACGTGCATCGACGCTTCGCGCGCGAAGCTGGGAGGAGAAGGCGTTACTAGCCTCCCGGGTAGAGCATCACCTACTCAGCCACTTAGCAACCGGCGCCTACCGGATACTCGTTGAAGAGCAATTCAACCTTGCCGACGGAGCAGAGGCCTACGATCGATTTAGCAAGCCTGGAAAGTTTGGAAAGATCATCTTGACCACCGAATAG
- a CDS encoding LysM peptidoglycan-binding domain-containing protein, with protein sequence MASVVKTGKSPRQALEWLLTLLVVGLMALVVITRIIAPMAVGEHVSSKVYIVSRGDTLVSIAERVDPNANPYPIVARMEVQTHGTVLWPGERIIVPTARP encoded by the coding sequence GTGGCAAGCGTAGTGAAGACAGGCAAATCGCCACGTCAGGCGCTCGAATGGTTGCTCACGCTTTTGGTTGTGGGGCTGATGGCCCTAGTGGTGATCACCCGGATTATTGCACCTATGGCCGTCGGAGAGCATGTGTCGTCGAAGGTTTATATCGTCAGTCGTGGCGATACTCTTGTCTCGATCGCTGAGCGAGTTGATCCGAACGCGAATCCCTATCCAATCGTGGCACGGATGGAGGTACAGACACACGGTACCGTTTTATGGCCGGGAGAGCGAATCATCGTCCCCACAGCACGTCCTTGA
- a CDS encoding TetR/AcrR family transcriptional regulator — protein sequence MPKIMAPTVKEHHAQRRQALLDAAKESLLNPTIRSVNFEAVGPRAGLRRNSVYLYFPSENHLALELAEDVLPGYQEQLITAMKRHREPREQITGFAKVVVAPDARLAHEVLRNLENRDRTPEIAAKVKEYYLSLARPLVEPLKMLKMTDPENTAVLLFTMLSSTQNVSDKVIDAKAAARRALAIVDTVLPKG from the coding sequence ATGCCCAAAATCATGGCCCCCACAGTTAAGGAACATCACGCACAACGACGACAGGCGCTTCTCGATGCCGCCAAGGAGTCGTTGCTTAATCCAACCATCAGGTCGGTAAACTTTGAGGCCGTGGGTCCTCGAGCCGGACTGAGGCGCAATAGCGTTTACCTCTACTTCCCCTCGGAGAATCACTTAGCGCTCGAACTCGCGGAGGACGTGTTGCCCGGATATCAGGAGCAACTCATCACTGCTATGAAGCGCCATCGTGAACCGCGTGAGCAGATCACTGGCTTCGCGAAGGTTGTCGTTGCCCCAGACGCGAGGCTCGCCCATGAGGTACTCCGCAATCTTGAGAACCGAGATCGCACTCCTGAGATTGCGGCCAAGGTAAAAGAGTACTATCTCAGCTTGGCACGCCCACTCGTCGAGCCGCTCAAGATGCTCAAGATGACTGATCCTGAGAACACTGCGGTGCTCCTGTTCACAATGCTGAGTTCGACTCAGAACGTCTCAGACAAGGTTATTGATGCAAAGGCAGCGGCACGTCGCGCTCTTGCCATAGTTGACACTGTCCTTCCAAAGGGTTAG
- a CDS encoding acyl-CoA mutase large subunit family protein, with protein MTRFDEWVASYDRAPKRHDRFETLSGIELAPVYTSRGAIGSVSELPDDEELPGSYPYTRGIYASGYRTKLWTMRMFAGFSSAAETNERFRELLDAGGTGLSVAFDLPTLMGRDSDDPKSLGEVGKCGVAIDTYDDMETLFEGIRLGEITTSMTINSPAAFILASFVAVAETSGVPRRELGGTLQNDILKEYQAQKEYYFPPRPSMRLVRDTMTFAAAEMPKWHPLSVSGYHIREAGSTAAEELAFTIANGFAYVETGLAAGLTVDEFAPQLSFFFNAHIDFFEEIAKYRAARRIWARWMRDHYQAQDPRSWLLRFHTQTAGVSLTAQQPELNIVRTAIEALAGTLGGTQSLHTNSMDEVLSLPTQKAARIALRTQQIIAHETGVTNVVDPLGGSYFVEELTLEIERQAEEIFAEIAELGDGSMLEGALIGIDNFYHVNRIADSAYELEKKISAGDRIVVGVNNFILEDEDPIDTLVIGPEVEKLQVQRLQDVRQRRDSDQVARALADLQADARDPEVNLMEPLIRASKARVSIGEVMEALADVFGYYEEPGI; from the coding sequence ATGACACGCTTTGATGAGTGGGTTGCGAGCTATGATCGCGCTCCAAAGAGACATGACCGTTTCGAGACGCTGTCTGGGATCGAGCTGGCTCCTGTTTATACCAGCCGGGGCGCCATCGGGTCTGTTTCGGAGCTCCCGGACGATGAGGAGCTTCCTGGTAGTTACCCGTATACCAGGGGAATATATGCGAGTGGATATCGGACCAAGCTATGGACGATGAGGATGTTTGCTGGGTTTTCTTCAGCTGCCGAAACTAATGAGCGTTTTCGAGAGCTTTTGGATGCTGGGGGAACGGGGCTATCGGTAGCTTTTGACTTGCCGACGCTGATGGGACGGGATTCAGACGATCCGAAGTCGTTGGGTGAGGTCGGTAAATGCGGTGTCGCCATCGACACCTATGACGACATGGAGACTCTATTTGAAGGTATTCGCCTTGGAGAGATTACCACCTCAATGACCATCAACTCTCCAGCTGCCTTCATTCTCGCCTCCTTTGTCGCAGTTGCTGAGACAAGCGGTGTGCCGAGGAGAGAGTTAGGCGGCACCCTGCAGAACGATATCTTGAAGGAGTATCAGGCGCAAAAGGAGTACTATTTCCCCCCACGCCCATCGATGCGTCTGGTACGCGATACTATGACCTTCGCAGCCGCAGAGATGCCAAAGTGGCACCCACTTTCAGTCTCGGGATATCACATTCGAGAGGCAGGTTCGACAGCCGCTGAGGAGCTCGCGTTCACGATTGCCAACGGTTTCGCCTATGTTGAGACAGGGTTGGCCGCTGGGCTTACGGTTGACGAGTTCGCTCCCCAACTCTCCTTCTTTTTCAATGCGCACATCGATTTTTTTGAGGAGATTGCAAAGTATCGCGCTGCACGTCGCATCTGGGCTCGATGGATGCGTGATCATTACCAGGCTCAAGACCCACGATCTTGGCTGCTTCGCTTTCATACCCAGACCGCTGGGGTGTCGTTGACTGCGCAGCAGCCTGAACTAAATATCGTTCGAACTGCGATCGAGGCTCTCGCGGGGACTCTTGGAGGCACCCAGAGCCTCCACACGAACTCAATGGATGAGGTTCTCTCATTGCCGACCCAAAAGGCCGCACGCATCGCGCTTCGAACCCAGCAGATCATCGCTCACGAGACTGGTGTTACGAACGTGGTTGATCCGCTTGGTGGTTCATATTTTGTCGAAGAGCTGACACTTGAGATCGAGCGTCAAGCGGAGGAGATCTTCGCCGAGATCGCGGAGTTGGGTGACGGTTCGATGCTCGAGGGTGCATTGATCGGTATCGACAACTTCTACCACGTGAACCGAATTGCTGACTCCGCCTATGAACTCGAGAAGAAGATCTCAGCAGGGGATCGTATTGTTGTGGGTGTCAATAACTTCATTCTTGAAGACGAGGACCCTATCGATACCTTGGTGATCGGCCCAGAGGTGGAGAAGCTTCAGGTACAGCGACTCCAGGATGTTCGCCAAAGACGTGATTCAGATCAGGTGGCTCGTGCGCTTGCAGACCTGCAGGCGGACGCACGAGACCCGGAGGTGAATCTGATGGAACCGCTTATTCGAGCCTCAAAGGCGCGAGTTTCGATCGGTGAAGTCATGGAAGCGCTTGCGGATGTGTTTGGATATTACGAAGAACCTGGGATCTGA